In Camelina sativa cultivar DH55 chromosome 16, Cs, whole genome shotgun sequence, a single window of DNA contains:
- the LOC104751480 gene encoding GDSL esterase/lipase EXL1-like isoform X2, giving the protein MERPRSVHHHIIPYFCLVSSSMLFWCTFFLVLLFTTTTHALVKLPENTTVPAVIVFGDSIVDAGNNDDMITEARCDYAPYGIDFDGGVATGRFSNGKVPGDIVEELGIKPSIPAYRDPNLKPEDLLTGVTFASGGAGYVPLTTKLAGGIPLPQQLKYFEQYIAKLKAMVGEERTQFIIKNSLFVVICGSNDIANDFFALPPVQLHYTVASFTALMADNARSFAQTLYGYGARRILVFGAPPIGCVPSQRTVAGGPTRDCVARFNDASKLFNSKLSANIDALSTTLQDPTIIYIDIYSPLLDLILSPQQYGFKVGDKGCCGTGLIEVTALCNNYTAAVCPIRSDYVFWDSFHPTEKAYRIIVAKLFDKYFDRFF; this is encoded by the exons ATGGAACGACCTCGTTCAgttcatcatcacatcattccTTATTTTTGTCTCGTTTCTTCGTCGATGCTATTTTGGTGTACTTTCTTTCTCGTGCTTTTATTTACGACAACTACACATGCTTTAGTGAAACTCCCGGAAAACACGACCGTTCCGGCGGTAATAGTGTTTGGGGATTCAATTGTTGATGCTGGAAATAACGACGACATGATAACAGAAGCTAGATGCGATTATGCTCCCTACGGCATTGATTTTGACGGTGGAGTTGCTACGGGAAGATTCTCCAATGGCAAAGTCCCTGGTGATATTGTTG AAGAGTTAGGGATCAAACCCAGTATACCGGCATATCGAGATCCGAATTTGAAACCAGAAGATCTTTTGACCGGTGTAACATTTGCTTCTGGTGGTGCTGGTTACGTTCCTTTGACAACCAAATTAGCG ggagGTATACCGTTACCGCaacaattgaaatattttgaacAGTATATAGCGAAACTGAAGGCAATGGTTGGAGAAGAGAGGACACAGTTCATAATTAAGAATAGCTTGTTCGTTGTTATATGTGGTAGTAACGATATCGCCAACGACTTCTTTGCTCTCCCTCCGGTTCAGCTCCATTACACCGTCGCTTCTTTCACCGCTCTTATGGCCGACAACGCTCGCTCGTTTGCTCAG ACACTCTATGGATATGGAGCTAGAAGAATACTTGTATTTGGTGCACCACCAATAGGATGTGTACCTTCACAGAGAACCGTAGCAGGAGGACCTACAAGAGATTGTGTTGCAAGGTTTAATGATGCATCAAAACTTTTCAACTCTAAGCTCTCAGCAAATATTGATGCCTTGTCAACAACTCTACAAGACCCGACAATAATCTATATTGACATCTACAGTCCTCTTCTTGATCTCATTTTAAGCCCTCAACAATATG GATTTAAGGTGGGCGATAAAGGATGTTGCGGAACCGGCCTAATAGAAGTTACTGCGCTTTGCAACAACTATACAGCTGCTGTGTGTCCCATAAGATCTGATTATGTGTTTTGGGACAGTTTTCATCCCACTGAAAAAGCTTACAGAATTATAGTTGCAAaactttttgataaatatttcgACAGATTCTTCTAA
- the LOC104751480 gene encoding GDSL esterase/lipase EXL1-like isoform X3 gives MERPRSVHHHIIPYFCLVSSSMLFWCTFFLVLLFTTTTHALVKLPENTTVPAVIVFGDSIVDAGNNDDMITEARCDYAPYGIDFDGGVATGRFSNGKVPGDIVAEELGIKPSIPAYRDPNLKPEDLLTGVTFASGGAGYVPLTTKLAYIAKLKAMVGEERTQFIIKNSLFVVICGSNDIANDFFALPPVQLHYTVASFTALMADNARSFAQTLYGYGARRILVFGAPPIGCVPSQRTVAGGPTRDCVARFNDASKLFNSKLSANIDALSTTLQDPTIIYIDIYSPLLDLILSPQQYGFKVGDKGCCGTGLIEVTALCNNYTAAVCPIRSDYVFWDSFHPTEKAYRIIVAKLFDKYFDRFF, from the exons ATGGAACGACCTCGTTCAgttcatcatcacatcattccTTATTTTTGTCTCGTTTCTTCGTCGATGCTATTTTGGTGTACTTTCTTTCTCGTGCTTTTATTTACGACAACTACACATGCTTTAGTGAAACTCCCGGAAAACACGACCGTTCCGGCGGTAATAGTGTTTGGGGATTCAATTGTTGATGCTGGAAATAACGACGACATGATAACAGAAGCTAGATGCGATTATGCTCCCTACGGCATTGATTTTGACGGTGGAGTTGCTACGGGAAGATTCTCCAATGGCAAAGTCCCTGGTGATATTGTTG CAGAAGAGTTAGGGATCAAACCCAGTATACCGGCATATCGAGATCCGAATTTGAAACCAGAAGATCTTTTGACCGGTGTAACATTTGCTTCTGGTGGTGCTGGTTACGTTCCTTTGACAACCAAATTAGCG TATATAGCGAAACTGAAGGCAATGGTTGGAGAAGAGAGGACACAGTTCATAATTAAGAATAGCTTGTTCGTTGTTATATGTGGTAGTAACGATATCGCCAACGACTTCTTTGCTCTCCCTCCGGTTCAGCTCCATTACACCGTCGCTTCTTTCACCGCTCTTATGGCCGACAACGCTCGCTCGTTTGCTCAG ACACTCTATGGATATGGAGCTAGAAGAATACTTGTATTTGGTGCACCACCAATAGGATGTGTACCTTCACAGAGAACCGTAGCAGGAGGACCTACAAGAGATTGTGTTGCAAGGTTTAATGATGCATCAAAACTTTTCAACTCTAAGCTCTCAGCAAATATTGATGCCTTGTCAACAACTCTACAAGACCCGACAATAATCTATATTGACATCTACAGTCCTCTTCTTGATCTCATTTTAAGCCCTCAACAATATG GATTTAAGGTGGGCGATAAAGGATGTTGCGGAACCGGCCTAATAGAAGTTACTGCGCTTTGCAACAACTATACAGCTGCTGTGTGTCCCATAAGATCTGATTATGTGTTTTGGGACAGTTTTCATCCCACTGAAAAAGCTTACAGAATTATAGTTGCAAaactttttgataaatatttcgACAGATTCTTCTAA
- the LOC104751480 gene encoding GDSL esterase/lipase EXL1-like isoform X1, which translates to MERPRSVHHHIIPYFCLVSSSMLFWCTFFLVLLFTTTTHALVKLPENTTVPAVIVFGDSIVDAGNNDDMITEARCDYAPYGIDFDGGVATGRFSNGKVPGDIVAEELGIKPSIPAYRDPNLKPEDLLTGVTFASGGAGYVPLTTKLAGGIPLPQQLKYFEQYIAKLKAMVGEERTQFIIKNSLFVVICGSNDIANDFFALPPVQLHYTVASFTALMADNARSFAQTLYGYGARRILVFGAPPIGCVPSQRTVAGGPTRDCVARFNDASKLFNSKLSANIDALSTTLQDPTIIYIDIYSPLLDLILSPQQYGFKVGDKGCCGTGLIEVTALCNNYTAAVCPIRSDYVFWDSFHPTEKAYRIIVAKLFDKYFDRFF; encoded by the exons ATGGAACGACCTCGTTCAgttcatcatcacatcattccTTATTTTTGTCTCGTTTCTTCGTCGATGCTATTTTGGTGTACTTTCTTTCTCGTGCTTTTATTTACGACAACTACACATGCTTTAGTGAAACTCCCGGAAAACACGACCGTTCCGGCGGTAATAGTGTTTGGGGATTCAATTGTTGATGCTGGAAATAACGACGACATGATAACAGAAGCTAGATGCGATTATGCTCCCTACGGCATTGATTTTGACGGTGGAGTTGCTACGGGAAGATTCTCCAATGGCAAAGTCCCTGGTGATATTGTTG CAGAAGAGTTAGGGATCAAACCCAGTATACCGGCATATCGAGATCCGAATTTGAAACCAGAAGATCTTTTGACCGGTGTAACATTTGCTTCTGGTGGTGCTGGTTACGTTCCTTTGACAACCAAATTAGCG ggagGTATACCGTTACCGCaacaattgaaatattttgaacAGTATATAGCGAAACTGAAGGCAATGGTTGGAGAAGAGAGGACACAGTTCATAATTAAGAATAGCTTGTTCGTTGTTATATGTGGTAGTAACGATATCGCCAACGACTTCTTTGCTCTCCCTCCGGTTCAGCTCCATTACACCGTCGCTTCTTTCACCGCTCTTATGGCCGACAACGCTCGCTCGTTTGCTCAG ACACTCTATGGATATGGAGCTAGAAGAATACTTGTATTTGGTGCACCACCAATAGGATGTGTACCTTCACAGAGAACCGTAGCAGGAGGACCTACAAGAGATTGTGTTGCAAGGTTTAATGATGCATCAAAACTTTTCAACTCTAAGCTCTCAGCAAATATTGATGCCTTGTCAACAACTCTACAAGACCCGACAATAATCTATATTGACATCTACAGTCCTCTTCTTGATCTCATTTTAAGCCCTCAACAATATG GATTTAAGGTGGGCGATAAAGGATGTTGCGGAACCGGCCTAATAGAAGTTACTGCGCTTTGCAACAACTATACAGCTGCTGTGTGTCCCATAAGATCTGATTATGTGTTTTGGGACAGTTTTCATCCCACTGAAAAAGCTTACAGAATTATAGTTGCAAaactttttgataaatatttcgACAGATTCTTCTAA